A part of Setaria viridis chromosome 8, Setaria_viridis_v4.0, whole genome shotgun sequence genomic DNA contains:
- the LOC117866215 gene encoding mitochondrial ATP-independent inner membrane protease subunit 1a, whose protein sequence is MSAFVRRLGAIPWRNIAGEAFSRALLVAQAFCAVHVVDHHLCSLAIVRGPSMLPAMNLAGDVVAVDKVSVRQGRVGPGDVVLMISPEDPRKAVAKRVVGMGGDSVTYLVDPGNSDAAKTVVVPQGHVWVQGDNVYASRDSRHFGAVPYGLITGKIFCRVWPLEGFGSIDSNQSP, encoded by the exons atgtCGGCCTTCGTGCGGCGCCTCGGAGCCATCCCGTGGCGGAACATCGCGGGGGAGGCCTTCTCCCGCGCGTTGCTGGTGGCGCAGGCCTTCTGCGCCGTCCACGTCGTGGACCACCACCTCTGCTCGCTCGCCATCGTGCGGGGCCCCAGCATGCTGCCGGCGATGAACCTGGCGGGCGACGTGGTGGCGGTGGACAAGGTGAGCGTGAGGCAGGGGCGGGTGGGGCCCGGGGACGTCGTGCTGATGATCTCCCCCGAGGATCCGCGCAAGGCGGTCGCCAAGCGCGTCGTCGGGATGGGGGGCGACTCTGTCACCTACCTCGTCGACCCCGGGAACAGCGACGCCGCCAAGACCGTCGTG GTACCACAAGGTCATGTTTGGGTGCAGGGAGATAATGTTTATGCTTCTAGAGATTCAAGGCATTTTGGAGCTGTGCCTTATGGTCTCATTACAGGGAAGATCTTTTGTCGG GTGTGGCCACTGGAGGGTTTTGGATCGATTGATTCAAATCAGTCCCCATAA